ATCGCGTTGGCGGCGTACTTGGTCAGCTCCGCCGAGCGCGTGTCCATGAAGAGCACCGGGTTCTCGGTGCGCACGAAGGGCGCGTACAGCTCGCCCATCACCTTGCGGCCGCGCTCGGAGTCCACGCCGATGACGACGCGGTCCGGCTTGAGGAAGTCGTCCAGCGCGGCGCCCTCCTTGAGGAACTCCGGGTTGGAGACGACGTCGAACTCCACGCTCGTCACCTTGCGGATGGCCTCGCGCACCTTGTCCGCGGTGCCCACCGGCACGGTGCTCTTGTCCACCACCACCGTGTACTGCTTCATCGCCTTGCCGATCTGCTCGGCGGCGGCCAGCACGTACTGGAGGTCGGCGTCGCCGCTCTCACCCTCGGGCGTGCCCACCGCGATGAACACCACGTGCGCGTTGGAGACGGCCTCCGGCAGGTCGCGCGTGAAGAACAGGCGCTTCTCGCGCACGTTCTTCTTGATGAGCTCCTCGAGCCCGGGCTCGTAGATGGGCACCTCGCCCGCCTGGAGCATCCGGATCTTCCGCTCGTCGATGTCCACGCACGTGACGTCGTTGCCCGAGTCCGCGAAGCAGGTGCCCGCGACGAGGCCGACGTAGCCCGTTCCGATGATGGCAATACGCATTGAAGGAGTCCCAGTGGGGAGGTGTCTTGACCAGAACTCATACGCCGGGACGCGCTCGGAAAGGAAGCCCGTCCCAGGGCCAGTTCAGCAACCGGGCGGGCTCACTGCCCGGTGAGCAGGCGACGCACTCTTTCCAAGCCCCTGAGAGCCGAGGTCCGGCCGGGGGTGCTGACTGGACCCACCACCGTGCGGTCCAGGAGCTCACGGGTGGCGCGGCGCAGGGGCGGCAGCGCGGCGGTGGCGTCGGCCGCGGCCTCCGGGAAGAGGCGGGCGATGATGGACAGCGACGTGTACAGGGCGCGCTCCAGGCGCCAGTCGGCGGCCCGGGCGAGCAGCGCGGGCACGTCCAACGGCCGCGAGTAGACCCCGCCCATCCACTTCGCGCCCGTGACGAGTTCGCGAAGGTCGATGAAGGACAGCCAGGGTACGTCGTACCCCTGACGCGCGTGCTCCAGGCAGACCAGGAGGACCGAATCCTCCAGGTCGGCCCGGTACATGGACGGGCCGTAGACCTTCATCGGTTTGGCGCGCTCGATGATGCCGGCGGCCTGCTCGCGGCGCTGGGGCCCCAGGATGTCGGAGTAGAGGTGGATGGCGGTGCGGCCGTCGGTGACGACCTTGGTGGCCCCGCTGTGGGAGGTGTCGGCCTCCGGCTTGAACTCGTGGTTGGAGAGGAAGCCGGCGAAGCCGTCCACGTCCATGCGGCGCATGAGCAGCTGAAGCTCGAGCACGGGGCGGAAGCCGATGTGCGGATAGAGCGCCTCGGCGAAGGCGGCCGAGCCCATGAGGACCAGCTTGCGCCCCTCCAGCTCGTCGACGACCTGCTTGAAGTTGACGAGCTTCATCACGTTGTCGTTGACGGAGCCCTGGTAGACGGAGAGCAGCCTGTCGCGAGCCCACTCGGGCGCGGCGGTGGCGCCCAGGCGGTACTCCAGGTTGTAGGCCGCCAGCGGCGCCAGGCCCTGGGCGATGGCCCAGTCCACGTACTCCTCCCAGGGCGCGCCCTTGAGGGCACCTCGCGGTGGGTCGAACGAGGCGAGGACGCGGAAGGTGTCGAGCAGGCTGAGCGGCATGGTGGCCCCCTTTAACGGGCCCACCGCATGCCCTGCAATCACTGCCTGCGCCCGTCGGGACGAGGCCCTGGTGGACAGCGGACATCCCGCCCGCCCCCCAGGGCGAGCCCCCACCCGCTCACCTGTCGGGCGGGCCGCGCAGCAGGGTGTCCAGGCGCCGCAGCGCATAGCGGACCATCGCCACGGGCTCGGGCGACAGGAGCAGCTTCGCCGCCATCCAGCGCGGCCGGCTGTGCACCAGCTCGGTCGCCACCAGCCGCGGCTCGGAGAAGAACCGCCGCCCCAGGCGCCTGCGCCACCCCGCGGGCGCAAGCGCGGCGAGGACGTCCTCCGGCACCGGCGCCCCCAACAGCCGCCTCGCCACCTCCCAGCCGTGGAAGACGAGCTGGGGCAGCCCCGTGTCCCGAGCCCCCTCGATGACGCGGTCCCAGTCCAGCCCCCGCGCCGCCAGGAGCTTCAGGTCGAACAGCCACGCCAGGCGCTGCAGCAGGTGGTGGCTGGCGTGGAGGGCCAGGTAGACAGCCTCGTCCTCGGGGCGGAGCCACCGCACCCGCTGGCCATCCACCGTCCCCTCCACCGCGCGCGCCAGCAGCGCGTCGCCCTCGAGCGCCCTGCCCCAGCCCGCGAGCGCGCGGAAGTGCAGCTCCACCAGCCCCGCCTTGCCCTCCAGCTCCAGGTGGTGCGAGTCCACGTCCGCGTGGCGCCCATCGCGCGACGGGCGCACCGTCAGCCCCAGGCTGGAGAGCTGGTGCACCGCCGTCGCCACCTCGGCGCGGGACACGAGCAGGTCCACGTCGCGCGTGGCGCGCTGGAGCGGGTCCGGGTACAGCCTCAGCGCCAGGCCGTAGCCCTTGAGGGACACCGGCGTGATTCCCTCGCGGGACAGCGCCTCCAGGCTCTTGAGTAACAGCGCCTTGACCTGCAGCGAGCGGGCCGCGCCAGCGAGGGACTCCCGACGCAGCAGCGCGCTCGACTCCGAGGGGAGCTGCCACCCCGCCTGTCCCACCGCGTGGGCCACGAGCCCGGCCAGCCCATGACGGACGGCGCTGCGCACGAAGGTGTCCGCGTCGGTGCCCAAGGGCGCGCGAACCTCGGGGGGCTCGGGCCAGGCGCGCAGCAGCCCGACGAGGGGGCTCGGGCCTGGGCGGGGCGTCATCGGCGCAGCGCGATGACGCGCCCGGGTTCGGCGTCCGCGACGGCCAGGAACTTCACGGCGCGCTCCGCGATGGCGTCCGCCACCAGCTCCAGCGCCAGCTCCTCGTCCCGGTCGATGGCGTCGCGGCCGTCGCGCCAGACGAGCAGCAGCGAGCCGAGCACCTGGTCCTCATCCTTCACCTCGAGCCTCCGCTCGAAGGGCAGGGACAGCCCCGCGGCGCGCTCGGTCTCGAAGACGATGCCCTCCACGAGCTCGTCGTGGGCCTGCTGGAAGCGCAGCTCCTGGCGCGACACGCCCAGCACGTCCGCCAGCGGGCGCACGGCGCTCCAGACCTCCTGCGGCGAGCGGGTCTCACGCACCGAGCCGATGACCTGCTTCACCACCGAGCGCAGCCGGAGGTTTCGCTGACGAAGCTGCTGCATGTCCCCGGCGCGTCCCAGGTCCAGGTAGCCCAGCTTGCGCATCATCACCGCGATGACCACGCCCATGCCGCACAGCAAGAGGGCGCTCTGCGCGCTGTTGGCGAAGTTCAGGCCCAGCGCGGTGAGCATGAACAGGCCACACAGGGCATACAGCACCAGCACGGTGGAGCGGTGGCTGAGCACCATGCGGCTCATCACGCGGTGGTGGATGTGCTCCTTGTCCGCGCTGAACAGGGGCCGGCCCAACAGCGAGCGGCGAATCACCGCGAGCAGCGTGTCCATGATGGGCAGGCCCAGCGCCATGATGGGCACGAGCATGGCCACCGCGGTGCCGCTCTTGGTGCTCGTCTTGATGGAGACGGCCGCGAGCACGAAGCCCAGGAACATGCTGCCCGTGTCCCCCATGAAGATGGAGGCCGGGTTGAAGTTGAAGACGAGGAACCCGAGGATGGCCCCCGCGAGCGCCGCCATCAGCAGGCACAGCAGCACGTCGCCTCGCGACAGCGCGAGGATGAAGTTGGTGCTCACGCCGAAGAACGCCACGCCGCCCGCGAGCCCATCTAGCCCGTCGATGAGGTTGAGCGCGTTGACTACGCCCACCATCCACAGCACGGTGAAGGGCAGGCTCAGCGCGCCCAAGCTCAGCTCGGGGCCGAAGGGATTGGCGATGACCTCGATGCGGAAGCCCAGCGCATACAGGCCGAGCGCCACCGCGAACTGCACGCTGAACTTCAGCCGCGCGTTCGCGCCGCGCAAATCGTCGTAGAGCCCGAGCGCGGCGATGACGCCACCGCCGACGAACAAGCCCATCACCAGTTCCGTGTGGGAGCGGAAGTTGTGCCCGACGCCCGAGTCCACCAGGAACAGCGCGCACAGGGGCGCGAAGAAGCCCGCGACGATGCCGATTCCCCCGAGCCGGGGAATGGGCCGCACGTGGACCTTGCGACTGGAATTGGCCTGGTCGAGCCACCCCCACGCCAGCGCCTGATTGCGCACGACGTACGTGAGCCCCAGGGCGACCATCAGCGAAACGAGGAAGGCAACGAAGAAGGTGATCATCGAGATGGGCCGCCTTCGTCATGCTGACGGTGAGCGTCACGGCGCGTCAATGAATGTCGTTGTGCGACACCGCGATGTCGCCTGAGTCGTCCCTCGCCGAGCAACCATGCGGGCTGTGACGTGTCATTGTTGACCTCGAACGGAACCGATTCCTCGTCGGAGGAGAATGCGAGAGGCCGGCCCTGCTGTCAGGCCCTTCGTCGTCCGCTGTTGACGCCCTCGCGTCGGGGGACACAATGCGCCAGCCATCCACATGCCTCCCAGGACATCCCTTCGTCGAGAAGCCCACGGACCGCCGCCGTCGGGAGCACCCCGTTGAGTGGCGAGCTCGCGTCCCCGCGGCGCATGGATGGGCTGGATGTGCTGCGGGCCTTCGCCATCCTCGGCGTGCTGGTGTTCCATGCGCCCGCGGCGGTGCATGACGCCGTGCCGTACGCGGTGCGCTTCGCGTTCGCGCACGGGTGGATGGGCGTGGACCTGTTCTTCGTGCTCTCGGGTTACCTCGTGGGTCGGCAGGTCTTCGCCACGGAGGAAGGGCCCACGTTGGGCGCGCAGCTGCGCACCTTCTGGCTGAAGCGCTGGATGCGCACGCTGCCGCTGTACTTCGTGGTGCTCGCGCTCTACGCGCTCAAGCCGTGGACGGTGGGCACGCCGTTCGTTGGAGGCGGCTGGCACTACGCGCTGTTCCTCCAGAACTTCGGGCACCCGCGCGACTTCGTGCAGAGCTGGTCCCTGTGCGTGGAGGAGCACTTCTACCTGGTGCTGCCGCTGCTCGCGTTCGCCCTGGGGGGGCGTCGCTGGCCCGCGTGGGCGTGGCTGGGCTCGGTGGCGTTGAGCGTCTCGGCGCGCTGGCTCTTCTCGCGCGGCCTGCCGGCGGACGTCACCCTGTCGAGCCTGGACACGCTCGCGCCGTGGTCCACCGAGATGCACCTGGACGGGCTGGGCATCGGCGTGTTCCTGGCGAAGACCGCGCCCACGTGGCGGAGCTGGTCGCCGCGCGGACGGATGCTGTGTGGGCTCGCGGGCGTGGGCGTGCTGGCGGCTACGGTGGGGCACCACGGCGCCATCGTGACGACGACGAACCACCTCTGGCTCTTCGCCGGGCTGGCGGTGGGCTTCGGCGGGGTGCTCGTGGGCATCGAGTCGCTCCAGCTCCCTCGCGCCCCGCGCTGGGCCGTGTACCAGGTCGCGCTGTTGTCCTATGGCGCGTATCTCTGGCACGGGCTCGTGCTGCGAGGGGTGGAGCGACTGGACCTCCGCCTGGGCGCGTGGGGGCTGGACCTCCTGGCGTACCTCGCGCTGACGTTGGGCGTTTCGTGGGTGACCTACGTCGCGGTGGAGAAACCCTGCCTCAAGCTGAGGGACTGGATGCTCTCGCGAGGCGCGGTGCCCCAGGGAGTTCCGGCGCCATGAGTCAACCCGGCGTCACGCTGGTCATCCCCACCTACAACGGCGCTCGCCGAGTGGAAGCCCCTCTGCGAGCACTGCTCGAGCAGACCGCGACGAGCGACTGCTTCGACGTGGTCGTGGTGGACAACAACTCGAAGGACGACACGGCGCGCGTGGTGAAGGAGAGCGCGGCTGTCGCGGGGCTGCGCCGTCGTGGCGTGGAGGTCCGCGTCGTGCACGAGGCGCGGCAGGGGCTGCTCTTCGCGCGACTGTGCGGAATCCTGAGCGCGCAGCGGGACATCATCTGCTTCCTGGATGATGACAACGTCCCGGAGCCGAACTTCATCGTCGATGGACTGGCGCACTTCGCGGATGCCAGTGTCGGCGTGGTGGTCTCACGGCTGTACCCTCGCTACGAGACACCGCCTCCGCCCAGCATCTCCCGGAGGGAGCACCTGCTCGCCATCAATCACCGGCTGGGGGATGCGGTCATCGACTTCGGAGCGGGGGCCACAATCGCCCCCACGATTGGGGCCGGGCTGTGGCTGCGCCGCACGGCCTTCCTGGGTGCGGTTCCCTGGCAGACACCCGAGCAACTCATGCCGGATAGGCTGGGCAACCGACTCCTGAGCGGAGGAGACATCGAGCTGGGGTTCCTGGTCGGCAAGGCAGGACACCGGCGCATCTACGCTCCCGCGTTGAAGGTGTGGCACCTCATCCCGCCCTCCCGGTTCGAGACGCGGTACTTCCTGCGGCTCATCGTCGGCGTGGTGCGCAGCGAGAAGACCCTGGAGGCGCGCTATCTCGGGCGACGCATGGGTGCGCTGTCCCGGCTGAAGAACTGGGCACGACTGGTGGGAGCGGGGCTCGCGAGCCCCGTGCTGGCGCTCCGGGGAGACCCCGTGCGCGAGGTGTTGTTCGTGCTCGCGAGCCGCTGGGCACAAGCGCTGGGCCCCTATCCCCACCTGCATCAGTCACGTTGAACGAGCCCTCACCATGGCGTCCCCACCACGTCGCACCTTGGGTGAGTGTCTGGAAGGCCGGGGGAACAACCTGGACTTCCTCCGCTTCGCGGCGGCCACGGGCGTCATCGTCAGCCATGCATTCCCGTTGGGCGAGGGCCTCGCGAACTCCACCGAGCCCCTGATGGACTTCACGCGTGGGCAGCTCTCGCTCGGGCTGGTCTGCGTGGCGGTGTTCCTGGTCATCAGCGGCGTGCTCATCACCCGGAGCTGGGAGCGCAGACCCGACGCCCGAGGCTTCCTCCTGGCGCGCACGTTGCGAATCTTCCCCGGGCTCGCGGTGTCGCTGCTGCTGACCGCCTTCGTGCTCGGCGCCGTGTTCACCACGTTCCCGCTGGCGGAGTACTTCTCGTCGCGGGACACGTACACGTTCATCCTTCGCAACCTCACCCTGGTCGAGCCGCAATGGACGTTGCCCGGGGTGTTCGAGGGGAACGTGTACCCGGCAGCCGTCAACGGCTCGCTGTGGACGCTGAAGTACGAGGTGGGCTTCTACCTGCTCGTGCTGGGCCTGGGCGTCACGGGATTGTTGCGCAAGGAGCTAGCGCTGGTCGGGTGGTGTGTCACGGCGGGGGTGTCGCTGCTGCACATCGGGCGGCTGGGCTTCTGGCCGAACCTGGGGCTCGCCTTCGGAGGCGGGCTGGTGATCTACCTCTGGCGCGAGCGCGTGAGGATGAGTCCGTGGATTGCCGCGGGCTGTGTGCTCGTGCTCGTGGCCACGTCGCTGCTGGGCAAGGGCCTGTCCATCGCCATGGGCTCTTGTGGCGCGTACCTGGTGGTCTACCTCGCGTTCCTTCCGAGCCGACTCGCGAGCTTCGGGCGCTACGGTGACTTCTCGTACGGGCTCTACATCTACGCTTTTCCCATGCAGCAAGTCGTCGCGGCACTGATGGGCGGCAACAACCCGTGGTGGTGGAACGCGGCCCTGGCGTTCCTCCCCACGCTCGTGCTCGCCGTCCTGTCCTGGCGGCTCGTCGAAGCGAAGGCGCGGTTCATCGGCGGCAGACAGCCCCACCCCGCGCCCACGTTCTCGTAAACAGGGAACCGCGAGAAGCCGTCTCCTCGTCGTGGGACTGCCTGCGCGAACGCAGGGGTATCCACACTGGCGCCAGCACCGCCTGAGTGATTAGGAATGGCGCTCGAGAATCGGAGGGGTCCGCGTCCCAGAGAGCCATGATCAATCCCCGCGCGAAAGATGGCTCGCCCAGGAGCCCTCCCCACGAGCCGTGTGTCCCCATCCAGAGCGCTCCGGGTGCCGAGGGTCGACTTCGCGAGGTCTGGTGCGAGCAGAGGCTCGACGACCGAGGCGCGTCGATGAGCGCACCTGGCGTCACGGTGGTCATCCCCACGTTCAACGGAGCCCGGCGCGTGGAGGCGCCGTTGCATGCCCTGGTCGCGCAGCAGGCGCCGAGCGGAGGCTTCGAAGTGGTGGTGGTGGACAACAACTCGTCGGACGGCACGGCGCGCGTGGTGGAAGAGAGCGCGTCCGTCGCGGAGCTGCGTCGCCGAGGCGTGGACGTGCGCGTGGTCCTCGAGTCACGCCAAGGGTTGCTCTTCGCGCGCCTGTGCGGAATCCATAGCGCGCGGCGAGAGATCATCTGCTTCCTGGATGACGACAACCTCCCCGAGCCGAACTTCATCGCCGACGGGCTGGCGCACTTCGAGGACGCGGGCGTCGGCATGGTGGTGTCACGCATCTATCCTCGGTACGAGACGCCACCACCGCCGAGCATCTCGCGGCGCGAGCACCTGCTGGCCATCAACCACCGGATGGGGGATGCGCTCATTGATTTCGGTGCAGAGGCGACGCTCGCGCCGACGATTGGCGCGGGATTGTGGATGCGACGCTCGGCCGTTCTCGATGCGGTCCCCTGGCGAACGCCCGAGCGGCTCATGCCGGGCCGGCTGGGGAAGCGGATGGTGAGTGGGGAGGACATCGAGCTGGGATATCTGCTCGGCAAGGCGGGCCACCGGCGCATCTACGGGCCCACGCTGAAGGTGTGGCATGTCATCCCAAGCACCCGCTTCGAGACGCGCTACTTCATCCGCCTCATCATGGGCGTGGTGCGCAGCGAGAGGACGCTCGAGGCGCGCTACCTGGGGCGCCGCATGGGAGCGCTCTCCCGGCTGAGGAAGTGCGTGAGCCTGGTCGGGGCGGGACTCGCGAGTCCCGCGCTGGCGCTCCGGGGGGACTCGGTTCGAGAGGTGTTGTTCGTGCTGGCGAGCCGCTGGGCACAGGTGCAGGGCCCGTATGCGCAGTTGCACGAGTCGCGCTGATTGACGCTCCTGCCCATCACCATGGGCGCGTATCGGGTCGTCTATCTCGCGAGCATGGGATGCCTCCCCGTGGCCTTACGCCCCCAGCACCGTCTCAATCCATCCAGAAATCAGCCGTCTTGGCGAAGACCCGACCATCCGATCCAAAGCGGATGGTCCGGATCCGGTAGTTGTTCTTCGAGGCACTTCTCGAGAACGACCAGCCGACTCCGCTTCCCGTGGATAGCTCCTTGATGTCCATGGGTTCGCCTAACAGGGCTCGAACCTCTTCTTCAGACATACTTGGAGAAACAGCTCGAAAACCCCTGTCCGAATACTTCGGTGAGTAGACCGTATCCTCGCCCATCCCCCAGGCAAGAAGGGACCCACTGATTCCATCCAGCAGCACCCGATTCGACAACACCACACCGCAGGCGACAACACTCGACAACACAACCAGACAGCCGCCAATCCGGCGCATCCCCACTAGAGGTCACCCTGCAACCATCGTCCGAACAGCATCACGCCCAGGGTGAAAACAATCGAAATGACCCCACAGCCCCAAAACCAAGGCATCGAGTAGATCTGGAAGCGCGGACGACGAACCGGGCCCGTCACGAAAACCAGATACTCCATCCAGTCGCTGCGTTTCCGCGGCCAATGCCCCGTGATGGAGACGGCGGCCAGGACACGCATTCCCACGAGCCCCGTCAGCCCGATTGCAATCCCGCTCGAGAACGCAAGGAAGATCATCAAGGTTCTGGCATCCATTTCCCCTCACGCGTCTGCGGAATCGACCCTCACGGCCAACCGTACGTCCGCTTGCCGTAGAGCATCACCGCGATGATGAACGCGCTCCCGAAGAACCACGCGAAGCTCAGCCACTGGATGCGGCGAGACTTCACGCCCCCGAGCAGGAGCATGCACTCCCCCCACTCCCGCCGTCCCTCGGGCAATCACCCCATGACGGCCGCCCCGGATAACAAGCGCCCTCCCAGAAGTCCCACCAGACCAAGCAGAGCCCTGCCTGAAAAAGCGACCGTCGAGAAGATGTCCTTGCTGTACACGGTCCCCTCACGTCGCGCATTCACGCGGCCTGTCCACGCGACGTGATCCTGCCCACCAAGGCGGAGCCGTGTCCACATCGGCGGCGCTCTCGTCTGGCCCGTGTCGCTCGACTCAAAATCGAGTGGGCACACACTACGTCACGTCAGGCTCGACCAGCAGCGCCGCGCCAATCGCGCCCGACAGCTCACCCAACTCCGCGACCAGCACCGGGGGCTGTCGCTCCGTCATGAAGACATGCGGGCTCATGGCCTCATGAATCCGCCCGGCGTACTCGACGCCCAGACGTGAGCCCAACCCGCCGCCCAGGATGACGGCCTCCACATCCAGCAGGTTGATGGCTGACGCGAGTCCGACGCCCAGCATGTGCACCGCCCGCTCGATGAGCTTCGTGGCCAGCACGTCCTCCTCCTCCAGCGCCTTCTTCCAGATGCTGCTCGTCAGCCGCGTGCGCCGCTTCTTGCGCATCAACTCGAACAGCTGCGTCTTCTCGCCCTTCTCCTCAGCCTTGCGCGCCTCGCGCTCCATGTTTCCGCGCCCCGCGTAGGCCTCCATGCAGCCTCGCCGGCCACAGCCACATCGCGCCCCGCCGGGCTTCACCACCATGTGGCCAATCTCTCCGGCCGCCCCACGGCCTCGCCAGGGCACGCCATCCAACACCAGCCCTCCACCCACCCCGGTGCCCCACCACACCCCCAGCACCGAGCGATAGGGACGCCCCGCCCCCAGCCGATACTCCGCTGCCACCGCCACCTGGACATCGTTGCCCAGCACCACG
This genomic interval from Myxococcus guangdongensis contains the following:
- a CDS encoding nucleotidyltransferase family protein → MPLSLLDTFRVLASFDPPRGALKGAPWEEYVDWAIAQGLAPLAAYNLEYRLGATAAPEWARDRLLSVYQGSVNDNVMKLVNFKQVVDELEGRKLVLMGSAAFAEALYPHIGFRPVLELQLLMRRMDVDGFAGFLSNHEFKPEADTSHSGATKVVTDGRTAIHLYSDILGPQRREQAAGIIERAKPMKVYGPSMYRADLEDSVLLVCLEHARQGYDVPWLSFIDLRELVTGAKWMGGVYSRPLDVPALLARAADWRLERALYTSLSIIARLFPEAAADATAALPPLRRATRELLDRTVVGPVSTPGRTSALRGLERVRRLLTGQ
- a CDS encoding nucleotidyltransferase domain-containing protein; the encoded protein is MTPRPGPSPLVGLLRAWPEPPEVRAPLGTDADTFVRSAVRHGLAGLVAHAVGQAGWQLPSESSALLRRESLAGAARSLQVKALLLKSLEALSREGITPVSLKGYGLALRLYPDPLQRATRDVDLLVSRAEVATAVHQLSSLGLTVRPSRDGRHADVDSHHLELEGKAGLVELHFRALAGWGRALEGDALLARAVEGTVDGQRVRWLRPEDEAVYLALHASHHLLQRLAWLFDLKLLAARGLDWDRVIEGARDTGLPQLVFHGWEVARRLLGAPVPEDVLAALAPAGWRRRLGRRFFSEPRLVATELVHSRPRWMAAKLLLSPEPVAMVRYALRRLDTLLRGPPDR
- a CDS encoding MraY family glycosyltransferase, translated to MITFFVAFLVSLMVALGLTYVVRNQALAWGWLDQANSSRKVHVRPIPRLGGIGIVAGFFAPLCALFLVDSGVGHNFRSHTELVMGLFVGGGVIAALGLYDDLRGANARLKFSVQFAVALGLYALGFRIEVIANPFGPELSLGALSLPFTVLWMVGVVNALNLIDGLDGLAGGVAFFGVSTNFILALSRGDVLLCLLMAALAGAILGFLVFNFNPASIFMGDTGSMFLGFVLAAVSIKTSTKSGTAVAMLVPIMALGLPIMDTLLAVIRRSLLGRPLFSADKEHIHHRVMSRMVLSHRSTVLVLYALCGLFMLTALGLNFANSAQSALLLCGMGVVIAVMMRKLGYLDLGRAGDMQQLRQRNLRLRSVVKQVIGSVRETRSPQEVWSAVRPLADVLGVSRQELRFQQAHDELVEGIVFETERAAGLSLPFERRLEVKDEDQVLGSLLLVWRDGRDAIDRDEELALELVADAIAERAVKFLAVADAEPGRVIALRR
- a CDS encoding acyltransferase family protein — encoded protein: MSGELASPRRMDGLDVLRAFAILGVLVFHAPAAVHDAVPYAVRFAFAHGWMGVDLFFVLSGYLVGRQVFATEEGPTLGAQLRTFWLKRWMRTLPLYFVVLALYALKPWTVGTPFVGGGWHYALFLQNFGHPRDFVQSWSLCVEEHFYLVLPLLAFALGGRRWPAWAWLGSVALSVSARWLFSRGLPADVTLSSLDTLAPWSTEMHLDGLGIGVFLAKTAPTWRSWSPRGRMLCGLAGVGVLAATVGHHGAIVTTTNHLWLFAGLAVGFGGVLVGIESLQLPRAPRWAVYQVALLSYGAYLWHGLVLRGVERLDLRLGAWGLDLLAYLALTLGVSWVTYVAVEKPCLKLRDWMLSRGAVPQGVPAP
- a CDS encoding glycosyltransferase, encoding MSQPGVTLVIPTYNGARRVEAPLRALLEQTATSDCFDVVVVDNNSKDDTARVVKESAAVAGLRRRGVEVRVVHEARQGLLFARLCGILSAQRDIICFLDDDNVPEPNFIVDGLAHFADASVGVVVSRLYPRYETPPPPSISRREHLLAINHRLGDAVIDFGAGATIAPTIGAGLWLRRTAFLGAVPWQTPEQLMPDRLGNRLLSGGDIELGFLVGKAGHRRIYAPALKVWHLIPPSRFETRYFLRLIVGVVRSEKTLEARYLGRRMGALSRLKNWARLVGAGLASPVLALRGDPVREVLFVLASRWAQALGPYPHLHQSR
- a CDS encoding acyltransferase family protein, which encodes MASPPRRTLGECLEGRGNNLDFLRFAAATGVIVSHAFPLGEGLANSTEPLMDFTRGQLSLGLVCVAVFLVISGVLITRSWERRPDARGFLLARTLRIFPGLAVSLLLTAFVLGAVFTTFPLAEYFSSRDTYTFILRNLTLVEPQWTLPGVFEGNVYPAAVNGSLWTLKYEVGFYLLVLGLGVTGLLRKELALVGWCVTAGVSLLHIGRLGFWPNLGLAFGGGLVIYLWRERVRMSPWIAAGCVLVLVATSLLGKGLSIAMGSCGAYLVVYLAFLPSRLASFGRYGDFSYGLYIYAFPMQQVVAALMGGNNPWWWNAALAFLPTLVLAVLSWRLVEAKARFIGGRQPHPAPTFS
- a CDS encoding glycosyltransferase, whose product is MSAPGVTVVIPTFNGARRVEAPLHALVAQQAPSGGFEVVVVDNNSSDGTARVVEESASVAELRRRGVDVRVVLESRQGLLFARLCGIHSARREIICFLDDDNLPEPNFIADGLAHFEDAGVGMVVSRIYPRYETPPPPSISRREHLLAINHRMGDALIDFGAEATLAPTIGAGLWMRRSAVLDAVPWRTPERLMPGRLGKRMVSGEDIELGYLLGKAGHRRIYGPTLKVWHVIPSTRFETRYFIRLIMGVVRSERTLEARYLGRRMGALSRLRKCVSLVGAGLASPALALRGDSVREVLFVLASRWAQVQGPYAQLHESR
- a CDS encoding ROK family protein; its protein translation is MERVRSKRTVTSRRSRAPRRGKVWGGIDLGGTKIEAVVIDGHGKPIGHARHPTPTQGEPADVVREMYGALEEAVRTAGLRLTRLGGVGVGAPGAVDANAGTLARVSNVGRGWTAPFPLAGSLSELTRGPVVLGNDVQVAVAAEYRLGAGRPYRSVLGVWWGTGVGGGLVLDGVPWRGRGAAGEIGHMVVKPGGARCGCGRRGCMEAYAGRGNMEREARKAEEKGEKTQLFELMRKKRRTRLTSSIWKKALEEEDVLATKLIERAVHMLGVGLASAINLLDVEAVILGGGLGSRLGVEYAGRIHEAMSPHVFMTERQPPVLVAELGELSGAIGAALLVEPDVT